Proteins encoded by one window of Lactobacillus paragasseri:
- a CDS encoding nitroreductase family protein, translating into MTQFENNNFGDVLLNRHSVRHFDKDVKIPREELREMIKETITAPSACNLQAWQFIVVDTDEGKKKLHEFYMPFNNPQIDTSSAIIQIFGNTLAFKKYRALWDHMYEEKRISKEELDKVYNTFLPLYEHADKTMLTADAMVDSSLAAMQLMLVARAHGYETNAMAGYDAKKAASVMGLDPEQYVPVMGIAIGKPDASAEELKSVRYPVDDVLKFE; encoded by the coding sequence ATGACACAATTTGAAAACAATAATTTTGGGGACGTATTACTTAATCGTCATTCAGTTCGTCACTTTGATAAGGATGTAAAAATTCCTCGTGAAGAGCTTAGAGAAATGATCAAAGAAACAATTACTGCACCATCTGCATGTAATTTGCAAGCTTGGCAGTTCATCGTAGTTGATACTGATGAGGGTAAAAAGAAATTGCATGAATTCTACATGCCATTCAATAATCCGCAAATTGATACTTCAAGTGCAATTATTCAAATCTTTGGCAATACTTTAGCATTTAAGAAGTATCGTGCCTTATGGGATCATATGTATGAAGAAAAGAGAATTTCTAAGGAAGAATTAGATAAGGTTTACAATACTTTCTTACCATTGTACGAACATGCGGATAAGACAATGCTTACAGCTGATGCAATGGTTGATTCTTCGCTCGCTGCCATGCAATTGATGCTAGTTGCTCGTGCACACGGTTATGAAACAAATGCAATGGCTGGTTATGATGCTAAAAAAGCTGCCAGTGTAATGGGACTTGATCCAGAACAATATGTTCCAGTGATGGGTATTGCGATTGGTAAGCCAGACGCAAGTGCAGAAGAGTTGAAGTCAGTTAGATATCCTGTTGATGATGTTTTGAAATTTGAATAG
- a CDS encoding SPJ_0845 family protein: MGLTFNNPNNLQQMLDKFATVPDPKKTPKRPGEGLDKPKKNGGQTPNVINEEKEPEVKSKKKKDKK, translated from the coding sequence ATGGGACTAACTTTTAACAATCCTAACAACTTACAACAAATGCTTGATAAATTTGCGACTGTTCCAGATCCCAAAAAGACGCCGAAAAGACCAGGTGAAGGTCTTGATAAGCCTAAAAAGAATGGTGGTCAAACTCCAAATGTCATTAATGAGGAGAAGGAACCTGAAGTAAAGAGTAAAAAGAAGAAAGATAAGAAGTAA